A single Lysinibacter sp. HNR DNA region contains:
- a CDS encoding Mur ligase family protein yields MRNFFSAVIGKTVRQVARLRGGGSALPGLVVERLDPGYLARVLGQLPHGVVVVSGTNGKTTTTKMIVEMLESRGLRVFTNRTGSNFSRGVIAAALQECSISGKLDADVAVLELDEAHAMYFIEQVKPRFTLLLNVLRDQLDRFGEIDTTAKLLQRIADATTEGLVVNREDRLVAEIGERTRTRKISPPRVREFGLSNALLSTFPSDDDFHAGVAEVAGAVERPDADVMLIEMDDREAVFRIDGQDFRAELQLEGLYNIFNAAAALSTVRMVLQDSGLAAQAEGHRVETENKMLVSSLAEVRPAFGRGEKLVLDGQPLNLVLVKNPAGFRLALASFDPDGVAVMIAINDQYADGRDMSWLWDVDFTSLATRGVATVSGTRAWDMALRLEHDDVPVGSVQENLSEALREFCDASVDQPRLIYCTYTAMLALRKELAELTEVENVW; encoded by the coding sequence ATGCGTAATTTTTTCTCCGCTGTTATCGGTAAGACTGTGCGGCAGGTGGCTCGGTTGCGCGGTGGTGGATCTGCGCTGCCTGGTCTTGTGGTCGAACGCCTGGACCCGGGATACCTTGCCAGGGTGCTTGGTCAGCTTCCTCACGGCGTTGTTGTTGTGAGTGGCACCAACGGTAAGACAACAACAACCAAGATGATTGTTGAGATGCTTGAGTCTCGTGGACTGCGTGTGTTTACGAACCGCACCGGATCCAACTTTTCTCGCGGAGTTATTGCCGCAGCACTGCAGGAGTGCAGTATCTCTGGCAAGCTTGACGCGGACGTCGCGGTGCTTGAACTCGATGAAGCCCACGCGATGTATTTTATTGAGCAGGTTAAGCCTCGCTTCACATTATTGCTGAACGTGCTGCGGGACCAGCTGGATCGTTTTGGTGAGATCGATACCACGGCAAAGTTGCTGCAACGGATCGCCGACGCGACGACCGAGGGACTGGTTGTGAATCGCGAGGATCGGCTCGTCGCTGAAATCGGGGAACGAACACGCACTCGTAAGATCTCTCCACCGCGGGTGCGGGAATTCGGCCTCTCGAACGCGCTGCTCTCTACCTTTCCCAGTGACGACGATTTTCATGCGGGTGTCGCGGAAGTCGCAGGTGCAGTAGAGCGACCCGACGCGGACGTGATGCTCATTGAGATGGATGATCGCGAAGCTGTGTTTCGCATTGACGGCCAGGACTTCCGCGCCGAGCTGCAACTTGAAGGACTCTACAATATTTTTAATGCGGCGGCAGCGCTCTCGACGGTGCGAATGGTGTTGCAAGACTCGGGTCTTGCCGCACAAGCTGAGGGTCATCGGGTGGAAACAGAGAATAAGATGTTGGTTTCCTCTCTCGCCGAGGTTCGTCCAGCCTTTGGCCGAGGCGAAAAACTGGTGTTGGACGGACAGCCTCTTAACCTTGTTCTCGTAAAAAACCCTGCAGGTTTCCGGCTTGCCCTCGCATCCTTTGATCCCGATGGTGTCGCTGTGATGATCGCAATCAACGATCAATATGCCGATGGCCGTGACATGTCGTGGTTGTGGGACGTCGATTTTACCTCGCTTGCAACGCGGGGAGTTGCGACCGTGAGCGGTACGCGTGCTTGGGACATGGCGTTGCGGTTGGAACACGACGATGTTCCGGTTGGCAGTGTCCAGGAGAACCTGAGTGAGGCACTACGTGAGTTCTGTGATGCTAGCGTTGATCAGCCTCGTCTCATCTATTGCACATACACCGCCATGCTTGCCCTCCGCAAAGAACTTGCCGAACTGACTGAAGTGGAGAATGTCTGGTGA
- a CDS encoding glutamine amidotransferase yields MSETSQELLIVSLYPRDMNIYGDRGNVLALTRRARAHRFTPRVVEVNPGDALPEHIDIMIGGGGQDSGQSRVVKDLAQRAETIRDLAADGIPMLMVCGLYQLFGHRFITHDGDELMGIGVLDVETRGGAERMIGNTVLDSEEFGEIIGYENHSGNTTLGPESRPLGRVIQGAGNNPHDGVEGARSASVIGTYLHGSLLPKNPALSDFLIGKAATRRYGSFTPVAGEDPTAHRARESARRRPR; encoded by the coding sequence GTGAGTGAAACCTCCCAAGAGCTTTTGATTGTCTCTCTGTACCCGCGTGATATGAATATTTATGGTGATCGCGGTAACGTGCTCGCCCTGACCCGTCGCGCTCGTGCCCATCGCTTTACTCCACGAGTCGTCGAGGTGAATCCCGGAGACGCTTTACCCGAGCACATTGACATTATGATCGGTGGTGGTGGCCAGGACTCCGGCCAAAGCCGGGTTGTCAAGGATTTGGCTCAGCGCGCTGAGACGATTCGGGATCTCGCAGCGGACGGCATCCCGATGCTGATGGTGTGCGGCCTGTACCAACTATTCGGTCACCGTTTCATTACGCACGACGGAGACGAGCTGATGGGCATCGGCGTGCTTGACGTTGAGACTCGCGGGGGAGCAGAGCGTATGATTGGTAACACCGTACTCGACTCCGAAGAATTTGGTGAGATCATCGGCTACGAGAACCACAGCGGTAACACGACACTGGGTCCGGAATCGCGTCCCCTGGGGCGGGTGATCCAGGGTGCGGGCAATAATCCCCATGACGGGGTGGAGGGTGCTCGATCAGCCAGTGTGATCGGTACCTATCTGCACGGATCTTTGCTACCGAAGAATCCCGCTCTTAGCGACTTCTTGATTGGCAAAGCAGCAACACGGCGCTACGGCTCATTTACCCCGGTCGCCGGGGAAGACCCCACAGCGCACCGCGCCCGAGAAAGTGCGAGGCGTCGCCCGCGGTAG
- a CDS encoding class I SAM-dependent methyltransferase, which yields MSASKPEHIADELLKRQIQYYSDRAPVYNDWWLRKGSFDQGDELNRVWFDDINAVSRVLEDTELGQECIELAPGTGMWSVKLAPRVARLTLVDGSHEMLRYNPVVAEPNVRVEIANLFEWQPSRTYDSVVFSLWVSHIPEERLDGFFQLVSNLLVPGGAIFFIENLQGADSASCVEGGEGETSVRPLNDGRTATIVKNFFSDERLTESADTAGIDLQLLHTKYFLVGQGTKR from the coding sequence ATGTCCGCATCCAAACCAGAGCATATTGCCGACGAACTGCTTAAACGGCAAATACAGTACTACTCTGACCGTGCCCCCGTATACAACGATTGGTGGCTGCGAAAAGGTTCTTTTGACCAGGGCGACGAATTGAATAGGGTCTGGTTCGATGACATCAACGCTGTGTCGAGAGTGCTTGAAGACACAGAGCTGGGTCAGGAATGTATCGAGCTTGCACCCGGCACCGGAATGTGGTCTGTCAAGCTTGCGCCCCGCGTAGCCAGATTGACGCTGGTAGACGGTTCGCATGAGATGCTGCGCTATAACCCTGTTGTTGCGGAGCCGAATGTGCGCGTCGAAATTGCAAATCTTTTTGAATGGCAGCCTTCCCGGACCTACGATTCCGTGGTTTTTAGCCTGTGGGTCTCCCACATTCCCGAGGAGAGGCTTGACGGATTTTTTCAATTGGTCTCTAACCTATTGGTTCCCGGCGGTGCGATTTTTTTCATCGAGAATTTGCAGGGTGCCGACAGCGCATCCTGTGTAGAGGGAGGGGAGGGAGAGACAAGCGTGCGTCCGCTGAACGACGGACGCACCGCAACCATCGTGAAAAACTTTTTTAGTGACGAACGCCTGACCGAGTCGGCGGACACCGCTGGCATTGATCTCCAATTGCTCCATACCAAGTATTTTCTCGTGGGGCAGGGAACCAAGCGTTAG
- a CDS encoding DUF1801 domain-containing protein, protein MATKQPAMSPSDFPIEEVLDRATGPRRTEAEELLTLFKEVSGKEPVVWAKRILGFGEYTYRYESGHEGRAPLLAFAPGPRQHTIYLNNDFSEHWPDLMEKLGKHRASKVCLYLTRLTGIDRDVLRELLERSLAETQTG, encoded by the coding sequence TTGGCCACGAAGCAACCCGCGATGTCCCCGTCCGATTTTCCCATCGAAGAGGTCCTCGACCGCGCCACAGGGCCCCGACGTACCGAGGCCGAGGAATTGCTCACACTCTTCAAAGAAGTGAGCGGCAAAGAACCTGTCGTGTGGGCAAAGCGCATCCTCGGTTTCGGAGAATACACCTACCGTTACGAGAGCGGACACGAGGGTCGCGCCCCGCTGCTAGCTTTCGCACCGGGCCCCCGTCAGCACACGATCTATCTCAATAATGACTTCTCAGAACACTGGCCCGATCTAATGGAGAAGCTCGGTAAACATCGTGCCAGCAAAGTATGTCTTTACCTCACCAGACTGACCGGGATAGATCGTGACGTGCTTCGTGAGCTGCTCGAGCGTTCCCTCGCTGAGACCCAAACAGGCTGA
- a CDS encoding metalloregulator ArsR/SmtB family transcription factor has protein sequence MVISTVEQITCCAPGAERVLNTTQADDLGRILKVISDPTRLRLLSMIAAADGGELCACDMPKPLGIKQPTVSHHLKIMTDSGILAREKRGVWAHYRVIPEVIDSLAFVLTSIAHPNAQERVHSPL, from the coding sequence ATGGTAATTTCGACAGTGGAACAGATAACGTGCTGCGCCCCTGGTGCTGAACGCGTACTGAACACGACCCAAGCTGATGATTTGGGACGCATCCTCAAGGTAATCTCCGACCCAACCCGATTGCGACTACTGTCTATGATCGCGGCGGCCGATGGCGGGGAGCTTTGCGCTTGTGATATGCCCAAACCCCTAGGAATCAAACAGCCCACTGTCTCCCACCACCTGAAGATCATGACCGATTCCGGAATACTTGCCCGCGAAAAGCGAGGAGTATGGGCGCACTACCGAGTAATTCCTGAAGTTATTGACTCTCTCGCTTTTGTTCTAACCTCAATTGCACACCCAAATGCTCAGGAGCGCGTGCACTCGCCATTGTGA
- a CDS encoding arsenic metallochaperone ArsD family protein: MTSVVLFDSESCCNTANDGGAGARGVAEFVAASKRLEARGVTASRFTLSSAPEEFVANTEIAQLLAASGASALPALVIDGEIKASGRYPSIEELVAWTGVSLPSSETTLSLVQDEIACCSIETLAQAVR, from the coding sequence ATGACCTCAGTAGTGCTCTTTGATTCGGAGTCGTGCTGCAATACCGCGAACGATGGTGGCGCTGGTGCGCGTGGAGTAGCCGAGTTCGTCGCTGCATCCAAACGGCTGGAAGCACGGGGTGTAACCGCTAGCAGGTTCACGCTCAGTTCGGCTCCGGAGGAGTTCGTGGCCAATACCGAAATTGCACAGTTGCTCGCTGCCAGTGGCGCGTCGGCACTGCCTGCTCTCGTGATTGACGGCGAGATTAAAGCCTCGGGCCGCTACCCAAGCATCGAAGAGCTTGTTGCCTGGACAGGTGTTAGTCTTCCCTCAAGTGAGACAACGCTGTCACTTGTGCAGGACGAGATAGCGTGCTGCTCGATCGAAACCCTTGCTCAGGCTGTTCGGTGA